Within Kineothrix sp. MB12-C1, the genomic segment GCGCAGGTAGCCAGAGTAATCGGAGAGACTTCTTTCGTTGTATTAAATGGTAACTACGCGTTACAGGCAGGCTTAAATGCACAGACAGATGCTCTTGCATATGAAACTTCCGATTCAGAAGCAGCAAAGACATATGTAAATATTATCGTAGTGAAGGAAGGCAATGAAGGAAACGAAGGAGTAGCAGCACTTGTTGACGTACTCAAGTCTGATGATATCAAAGCTTTTATCAATGAGAAATATCAAGGTTCTGTAGTACCGTTTGAATAAAAAAATAGCAGCTATGAGAGGGCGTGTATGACGCTCTCTTTTGGCATGATTGGTGGATAAAGGAAGAAAGGAACAGGAGTGGAAATGAAATATATTTTTTTGGATATTGATGGTACCTTGCTCGATCACGATACTTTTAGTATTCCGGAAAGTGCCAAACAGGCAATAACGTCTGCTAAAAGTAAAGGGAATAAAGTGTTTATTTCCACAGGACGTACTTGTTGTATGCTGGATGTGGTAGAGGATATAGAGTACGACGGAGTGATTTCGGCCTCGGGGGCACGCGTGACAGTAGGGGACGAAGTCCTCTATGAAGAGAAAATAGAAGCAGATGCTCTTAAGAACATATTGGATTGCTGCAACGACCAGGAAGTAGCATATATTCTGGAAGGACAAAATGGTGTATATATGGATGATAAGGTCAATCTATATTTCAACCAAAGAAGTGGCAAGAAAGATGAGCCGCATGAATTTTTCACACAGGCAATATTTCATAAGGCGGCAGAGTATAGAGAAGACGAGGAATTGATTTACAAATTATCGTTATATGCTTTGGAAGAAGAAAAATTGTTCAAAATAAAAGAACTGCTGGAAGAAAAATACCATGTAGTGTTTGGGCGAGTGAATGAAAAATATCCGTATGGAGCGGAGCTTACTCTGAAAACGACCAATAAGGCCAGCGGAGTGAAAAGAATATTGAGGCACTTAAAGGCGAGTATGGTAGATACTATCGCTATAGGAGATAGCTTAAACGATTTGGAAATGATTAAAGAATGTGGAGTAGGGATTGCCATGGGAAATGCCGATGAGAGATTAATGGCACATGCAGATTTCGTGACAGATAAGATCGGAAGTCATGGAATATACAAAGCCTTTGAGCAATACCGATTGATATAGTATAAAAGATTGTAACTGTGAGGGTACGGAACACTTACAAAAGCTTTAAGGGAAGGAAGGGATGTATTTATGAAGATTTCAACCAAGGGGCGCTACGCGGTTCGGGTA encodes:
- a CDS encoding Cof-type HAD-IIB family hydrolase, coding for MKYIFLDIDGTLLDHDTFSIPESAKQAITSAKSKGNKVFISTGRTCCMLDVVEDIEYDGVISASGARVTVGDEVLYEEKIEADALKNILDCCNDQEVAYILEGQNGVYMDDKVNLYFNQRSGKKDEPHEFFTQAIFHKAAEYREDEELIYKLSLYALEEEKLFKIKELLEEKYHVVFGRVNEKYPYGAELTLKTTNKASGVKRILRHLKASMVDTIAIGDSLNDLEMIKECGVGIAMGNADERLMAHADFVTDKIGSHGIYKAFEQYRLI